From Vicia villosa cultivar HV-30 ecotype Madison, WI unplaced genomic scaffold, Vvil1.0 ctg.000321F_1_1_1, whole genome shotgun sequence, the proteins below share one genomic window:
- the LOC131626793 gene encoding uncharacterized protein LOC131626793: protein MMVVVYVGYHCLKRRVVEVTPGVSVELIVLQLLSDPNLAVRETAILCIAVRVPKLNQSELETTCEDFSNIINNFEKCTVCKGTMSNGVKISIDYTIVTSTENWSKNMEIACRRKIFFLISMEMETLRVSIQLIDRLSCFKLNCLANLFPYIHAFRLLLYPVLAIRTLPILFVIMKKMDHSQGRWCLSILRTKAYMSIYLQPENSGKHFE from the exons ATGATGGTGGTGGTCTATGTGGGTTATCACTGTTTGAAGCGGCGTGTTGTGGAGGTTACGCCCGGTGTTTCAGTAGAACTCATT GTTTTGCAGTTGCTGAGTGACCCAAATCTTGCTGTTAGGGAAACTGCTATTTTGTGCATTGCGGTAA GGGTCCCCAAGTTGAATCAATCAGAGTTGGAGACAACATGTGAAGATTTCAGCAATATCATTAATAATTTTGAGAAGTGCACCGTATGTAAAGGAACAATGTCCAATGGAGTCAAGATTTCTATTGATTATACTATTGTTACTTCTACCGAGAATTGGTCAAAGAACATGGAGATAGCCTGCAGAAGAAAGATTTTCTTCCTTATATCAATGGAAATGGAAACACTAAGAGTTTCAATTCAATTGATAGATAGACTTTCATGTTTCAAACTTAATTGTTTAGCTAACTTATTTCCTTACATACATGCTTTCAGATTGTTGCTCTATCCTGTGTTAGCCATAAGAACTTTGCCAATCTTATTCGTTATTATGAAGAAGATGGACCATTCACAAGGACGGTGGTGTTTGAGTATACTCCGAACGAAAGCTTATATGAGCATCTACTTG CAACCGGAAAACTCGGGAAAGCATTTCGAGTAA